The genomic window TTTCTTTGGATTACggcagtgtgtgcatgtatatgtatttatttatttattcattttatatccCAGAAGTTGCTAGTTTACTGTAAACGAGTCCGAATGAAAAGGATGTAGCTTGGGCGCTAAATTGAATAAAAGCCGCCATCCTGCTTCCTGGAGTAGCCTCGGTTTGTAGAAGCGTCATGGTGAGacactgaaaagaaaacaaacagaaaccgATTAATTCACTACTAAAAATCAGCGACACGTGCACTACGAGGCAACAAAACGACCGTGTAAGTGTTTCATACAGCTGTAGAAATGTTTGGCTGGTCCTGTCGGATTTTTACTTAAATAAATCCAACCAAAGATGTAGGGAAATAGTAGGTGTAACTGTTAACTGGTACATAGTCAGTTCTAAGTGACAAAGTCTGTTGTAAAATTTTATTCGATATTCTAAATGAAACCGGTTCAGACTGGGACCTTAACTCTGAGATGGCGGTCTCAGCTATGACCTGTTCAATAAGCTACATTTTCACGCCCGTGATTCTATGGAAGTCCGTCTCCCCCACGGAGGAAGAAGTCCAATAAAGCGTAACTACAGGAGCGCCCCCCCCCGGAGGTTTTATCTCACCATTCagacctttttttcttcttcttccttctcacAATTTAGACATCCGCTTGATGCAGTACCTGAAATGTGACTAAGCATCTGgcacacttatttattttacgcGTACACAGTCgtacgcatagcctttcaaacTGTACTCCATTTGACCTATATGCGTATACAGGCGGTCGACGCATGCGCATTACggcaacttgcactacccctcctggcctacaagtcagtacagagcagtaaagcaggacTTCTGGCGTGAAGGACGAGGAAGAATCACAACACCACGAAGAGCAATGCTTGGACAATCTCTTGCCACTATCAGCACCTATATACAAATCCTTGtactctttaaggctagaattatagaAATGCGGGTAatttctaacctgcactcgtttccgTCTCTTCCGTTTAGTCTTCAACTACGTTGAGAATCAACGGTTCTgggttgccaccttgtggaacaactaaatagtgcaacaacaaaaaaattaaatgcgcCTGCGCGACCTGCCTATACAAAGTAGAAAAATCTGGCGACGCacgtactctgctgatgacgaaATTTGCGTCACGCACACTTTACGCAGTTCCTAGCGTGCgcgtaaaaagtgaagcataaTTTCTGCCTGCGCTAGGGTCCGGCTTGTCTTGATTAACTGATGAGTtcagactgtttatagcttatTTATAGAGATGATTTAAGACTTTGTCTATTCATAATTTTTGGGAGGCAACTCGCTAAATGTTAAGTGGATGATAAATTACGAGGAGGGAAAAGTCAGAATTACgagattttaatttaaaattgcgggagttagttttttttcttcttcctcgcGTCAGTGGACGAAACGGACTTCCACATAGTCCCATAATGAATTGGAGATGTTTCTTACCGATCGCTCCTTCAGTGTTATAAATGGAAGCTTTCTGGGGGTTTACCCACACTCTTATGTTCATATTGTTATCATCATATTTTGGAGCATCATCACTGGTACCCCTggaattaaattaaagaaaatttcATGGTAAAACAATGCCtggtatttcttttattaataataataagtttgcAATGCTTGGGATCCTCACCCCCAGTCTTTCATCAGAGTCTCTCTCTGTAACACAGTTTCATTCTTATTCAGGAGGAAATCCAGGTGGTTATCATAGGCAGCACTGAGATGGAAATCCAGGCTGTCTTTTGGGGCCTTAAATGCGAAATACACGTTATGCCCGTGTAAATCACGTGAGTGATCTTTGTATAAAAATCAGAATAGTGTTCAACATGGATTAAGATCAGCTCACCTCTTTATGATACAGAGCACTTCTCCTCATGCTGGATACAGTGGGGTTGTCGTTTAAGCGGCTCCAAGGCTCCTCATTTTGAGCGATATGTGTGGGCTTTGTAAAGGCCTGTTTCTGTACATTATCAACAAAAAGCTTCAGTTGCATTTATTACGGAAGAAAATAAAACGCAGTttagttttattaaaggagggCGTAAAAAGTTTACCTGGCATGGTTTACGTCTGGTAAAAGTGTGGTCATTTTCGTTTTTGGGAAAAGGGAAAGGGTCTCGAGCTCGCGGCATTACTGCAGTTGTTCTGAAAAACTTAACAGTTTTGCGTTGTCATGCCAACCGTTGCTGTGAGAAACAACAAACCTCAACAGTGCCGCTCTGTGGTTGAGTGCTTCACTatccactttattattattattattattattattattattattattattttaaaggatAAATCCTCTATCCTGCTGGTActaaaggttacaaaaccagaCATAAAAAAGTTATAGACATTAAGACAGTAGTCTAGGTGATTCCACTactaccattacaaaccatcagctaaccattaaaaccatcaccAAATGGTTTACGTTATGCAGTAGGGGATGTTAAGGTCCGTAATAGTATCCACTAGActtaacatgccaccaacagaaggcaagaagttaccagtagagacccacaaggaccattacagtttccattaaaactgatacaattcccattataatcaTTAACATTCAGCAgttaatttttatttcacagGTCTTGCACATGTATAGAAATACTGAGGATAttgcacatgtacatataaaaacagaactcaagcatatgtacatacacacacatctgttttattgtttcttttgtataggtatttatggaaatgattttctttatttctttgatGTTACTCATCCTACTTGTTCTGCTGTGTGAATTGGAATTTCCCCTatgggggatcaataaaggtacatcttatcttaAATCTATTACAAATTTTATCAGGGttttttctattgtttgtttttcttcagcagggATGTTGATAATATTAGTTATTAACTTTCTATTCTTTTGCAAAGACTGCGTTTGATATGAACTTTCCTACTCCTGTAGAAACCTATATGGGAAATCAGGGTGGTTTTCCAGAAAGCTGATGTAACAAACATTAAATTTCTGAGTGAATATGATATACGTCCTGAGTTACAGGTCCCAGCAAATTACAATTTTGAATTGGTTGCTGTTCAAAACGCGATCTTggtgattttgaccgtggcatggttgttggtgccagacatgctgagttAAGACTTTCAGAAATCCCTATTTCAGATTTTCAGCAGAGCACAGCAGTGTCTTGAAACATTCAGTGAGCAGGAGTTCTGTGGTTAGAAACACCTGTTGATGAGATGGGTCAGAAGAGGGAGGGcaagactggtttgagctgaccgGAAGGCTATGGTAATGCAAATAACCACTCTCTACAACCATGGtgtgcagaaaaacatctcagaatgcacagaaAATGTCAAACCTTTAGTCAGATGGGCAGGACTGTTTCTGAACATTTGGGGGGCCCCACCAACACCAATCATATTATTTTATAAGCAAGAATAAACTGAATTAATACTTCATTCCCTTCATTAATGTCTTTCCTTATCCAAGATAATTATGTATGTATTGTCTTTGGAAttgttatgttttattgttactgtatatatttaatctGTACTTGGGTAATACAGTCCAAAATTGCAATAATCTGCTTAGTGTCACACTAAAATTCTTCCTACTTGTTAAATTTGGCTAACATGACTGGGATGAAACGACCTAGTTATATATAGTCAAGTTGaatttggtttaaaaatacACTTGCATCACTTTTAGTTGGTTCCAACAGTGACAATGCCCTGAAACATTTCTTTATAGCACCTGAAAAATGAACATCAGGCTACTTAGCATGGTGAAAAGTTTTAAATCAGGAAAATAATTTCTTTACTGGTTGTGATCATTTGAGTTGCTATAGATCTGAAAATAACAATGTTTTGACCACCAAAATGGTGATTATCTTTAAAGTCAGAAGACTATTGTTGTTGTAGCTAGTAATAATGAGCTAGCAACTTAACGTTGGTTTGCCTAATGCTCTTAGTCTACCTAAGGGGTGTCTGATCTTGTccacaaagggccagtgtgggtgtacgttttcattccaatcaagcagaagCCAAAATGATTGGATACCCCTGGTCTAGATACTAGCCATATTTTGCAGACAATATTCAAAAGCAATTGCACTTCCTATTTGTGGACGCCTAAATTGACTCGTATTTGTGGTGAAATCTCAGTATGTTCGATTACTTCCGCCGATCATAGAGTGCTATGCTACTACAGGAACACTACTCACCAAAACCAGccaaaacaaccacagctaaCTTTGATGATGCTTGTTTGCTTTATATggatatatgtatttatgtttacttAATATCATAATgacatgtaaatgtatgaaaGTATAATTTCAAAGACGGGAGGACAGCACTTCTAGCCACCACTGCTATATTCCGCGGTGTACAACTTCTGCCCAGTTTAATGCTTTCCTCAGTTTCCACATGTTTCCCAAAGACAAGGAAATAGACAATTTTACAGTTACAAACCAGACAACAGTGTGTAGGCGACATCTCCAAAGTACAGACCTGATCAAGCCTCCAGCTGGACGCAGACGTCAGAAGAACGGAGCTGTTCCGGTGCTTTTTCATTGGAACAACTTCACTCTTCCAGCACCATGGACCGGAGTTTGAGGAGATAACCCTCAGCAGCAAGTTCTGTTTGGAGAGGTTTGCTGCCTCAGATTAGGACATTACGTTTTACACAAGGTAAACTGACAACATCAACAGTGTTTgtcacattaatataaaattacTAGGGCTGTCAACAACTAGCAGTGCACTGTGCTTTCAAGAATAGATGGAAATGAAGGTAAATAAACTTCAAAATGTTTGACTGTCTAGATGATGGAGTTATGAGTGGATGTGTGGTCCAGTTTCTGTTCTTGTTAAATTACTTATTCTGTAAAAGCTGACATTAgactttttattctgtttttaataatttttttaatttacttgtGCATTTTTATTCAGAAACTTGTTTGCATATTTTTGATTGCAACTTTGGGCAAATCCAGCAAAGAACGAATAAACTTCGATGACTTTGCCATGATCCCGTTTTCCTCCGCTTTAAATCTCCCGTACTGGAAACTGAAGAACGGCCTTGTGTCAAACGCTGAAGTTACGCCtattcaaatgaaactgcaAATGGTGTATTAgcgtttgcattttcatttacacgAACATACAGTGTCTGTCAAATTTCCAGTGGAAACGCAAAGTCCATGTGCAATTGCGTTTCTCatgtggtggcttggtggttaaggctctgggttactgatcggaaagtcgggggttcaagtcccagcactgccaagctgccactgttgggccctagAACAAGGCCCTTTACcccctctgctccaggggtgctgtatcacggctgaccctgtgctctgacccctgCTCTAACATGCGAAGaaaaaatttcactgtgcatatttatatgtgatcaataaacaCTCGTCTGCGTTATGAGCCTGTCATATTGAAATAACAATAGCAATACCCCATTTGCTatttcatttcctcagtgtgGCATAACGGAGCCTGATAATATTCAAACAGTGTCGCAAATCCCTTTGCATGTGCATTTCCCACGCCTTGCACAGAAACCCGCCAACCAGTGTTGGGGGTGGGAGTATACTACAGGGcatgtttgtatttggaagtgaTGTCACTCACAGTCGACTGCATTTTAGACTGGCTCGCTGTCACCGGAGATTCATTGCACATTCGagattctctcttctatttctcgaacaataaacacacagaaagtgtggaacaagaaccaagtacaactgaaTACATTTGTAACTTTTCTCCCATTAAATCCCCCTGAAGGTAATCTCTCAGAAACGCAACTCAACAGCGCTttatagtaatggagtcagtaatGGACCATCTAAAAAttgcatgacctgggcaactgtgTAAAGACATTAAACTTCAAAAAATCTATCACTaggtattatttaaataataaaagtatgaaattttattggtttaaacCAAAAACCATGCGATGTCCATACCAGTGggttaaaacaaaaatcttCACTTTGTCCACAGGCTTTACTCACCCCAAAATGGCCTCCCCGAATGTGCTTGCTTGAACGTGGTGTCCCTGAGGCTCTTAAAAATGATGTTAGGTTACTAAATTCCAGATTAATGTTGAATTCActcaaaattatttattgactCTGAGTACAGTTAAAACTCAATATTATGTGTCACAAATATAGCTTCGAATTAAGtcaatttaaaaacaactttttcagcaaaatgtttactttaatgagccattaaatgtgtttatatatttatttatttttaatcaaagaaatcattgctagctagctaactagcatcAGGTATTAAAGCACTCTCTTTTTTATCCTCCACACAAACATCCTTATCTTCCCTTCACAAATCCTGTTCCTACAGAAGACATTCTGTGCCTGcgtaaacattaaaatgtatgtaaaggattattgttattattctaaGGTGTAAATCACAGTTTAATCATGTTTAGCTGGTTAGCATTCCCACAAGGAAGctgacgttaaaaaaaaaaaatctggtgaaaatctAGTTTAGAGAATAATGTTTTAGTCATTTAGTTGTCCTCTTTTCTGCTAGTTTTCAAGTCTTGAGTTTAGTTACGAGTCTTGGCTTAGGATAGAGTAAAACTGGCTCATAGTTagttttcttgtgtgtgtgtgtgtgtgtgtgtgtgtgtgtgtgtgtgtgtgtgtgtgattgcactGCTGTTGCTTACCTGGAAGCATGAAAATGGTTTAGCAAACTAGTACTGTTGCCTAAATTCAGCACTCACATGGGCTCTAATTCATTAGATGCGTTTTGTCCAGCAATAATAATTCTCTTGCATCATCACTGAGATTTCCCATTTTCAAATTACATGTAAGTTTCTTCTAAGTATTGAAGCTATTCAAGTTAATATTAGTCTCTTGCTAGGGCTGGTTCTGTTTCATCATTTTTGGGATTATCACCATATCCACAGTATTTCAAAATCCATGTTGTGGCACTGCATCATACCGGTATTCACTATACCTCTCAGTCCTATTATAAACCTTGAAAGATTTGTGgagccatcatcatcatcatcaccaggAACTTCATTAGCAAGGTTAGTGTTAGTGCAATCACTAAAGCTCCCACTCCGCACCAACGTTGCatcaaacatgaataaacagaaTGAAACGTCTCTGTTAGTGAGGCATGTGTACTGTACTCACCTTGAGTGTCTGTCCAtcttataattaaaaaacataGGATAGTAACACAAATGTCACTTAAGGCAACAAAACACTTGAAACACAAGCATAGTATCAAAGGAGTGAGTAACAAAAAGTTAATTTGGGTGATCAGAACACTTAATGCAAGCATATGTCGATTATGTaaaagttttataaaagtccATCAGCTATAATTGGTAAGAAAGaacagaggcagtgtgattgtcaccttctttctgtttattttttatttatgttttactgTAGCTTAtgatgtacagtgggggaaataagtattggattagcaacactttttttcagtaaatatatttccaatgaggctattcacatgaaatgttcaccagacatcagtattaactcaagaactCTGTAAatttaaagaattcacaacattaaagtccataaataaagtggaatgacacagatGTTCCTTCTTGATGGCCTTTTCATAGACCATCAACTAACCCAgctaatattaatttgcacagatagggggtatgattacttatggatttcagctggttcctagccttaccttgccttggagaactgcttctccttagcgtgttcaataaatttttcctgtgtcattcctctttattacacataactttatttatggactttaatgttgtgaattctttatatttccagatttcctgagttaatactgatgtctggtgaaaatgtcatgtgaatagcctcattggaaatatatttactgaagaaaatgttGAGTGGACTTATCCCCACTGTATCAGGGTCTTCATTTGATTACTCAGGTTGTAGTTCTCTGCCTCCACCTCTGAAACCGGATCCACAGCCCTCTGGTGTTGCTCCTCAGTTTCTGCCAGGGAGTCTTAAAGTACAACAGTTAAGCCttgtatatttctgtaaaaggacaaaatgtcccCAAAAAATtagtaagcacacacacacacacacacacacacacacacacacacacacacacacacacacacagagttcacaATAGCAGTCATGGTTTCATGAAAAGGAAGTTTACCTTCAGTAATTCCTCTTTTTCCATCAGAGTCTGCTTCATCTCATTGTTCTTCATCTCAAGCTCCTAAATacagacaataaaataaaaaaaatgtccctAAAATGTGAGTAAACaagcacacacccacatacacacagagttcaCAATAGAAGTCATGGCTTCATGAAAAGGAAGTTTACCTTCAGAGTCTTCATCATCTCATCGTTCACCACCTCAAGGATGCTGTTAGCCTCCTGCACTCGCTCAaactcctaaaacacacacaaaatacgaTTAAATTCGAGTGCTTAATgcttaaacataaataaaatcctcATGTTATTACTATAGGAGCTGCTTAATGCAAGGACTTTTCTCATGTTCGTTAGTGCTTCACACTCCCTGTGAGTCTCAGTGAGTATGTTCCCTATGTTCTGCACTGTTCTGCGCAGTGTTTCCACTTGGTCTTTCAGGTCAGACTTCTCCACCTCCAGCTGAGCAATGGTCTCCACAGCCTTCTGGTGTTTCTTCTCAGCTTTCGCCATGGAGCTTTGAAAGTACAACAGTGAAGGCTTATTGgatttatttacttctacacacacattcagacacttttaGAAACAGTGGGAAAAATGACAAAACGTCACCAAAATATGAGTAAAcaagcacgcacacatacagacacacagttcACAATAGCAGTCGCAGTTTCATGAGAAGGAAAGTTTACCTTCAGTAACTCTGTTATGTGCATCAGACTCTTCTTCATCTTATCGTTCTTCATCTGAtactcctaaaacacacacatggggcAAAAGATTTTCACACCTGCAATGGGCCACttctattaattattaaaatctaGCAAACTTGAAAAttctatttaaattttaattcaATGAAACTCATCATGCAGCAGAAACATGAAAAGTCCTCATATTATTTCTaaaggacactttttttttttacgttttctCACGTACATTCATTAGATCAATAGACACCCTGCATGTCTCAGTGAGCAGGTTCCCATTGTCCTGCACTGTCTCTTGCAGTGTCTTGACCTGGTTGGTCAGGTTCGCCTTATTCACCTCCAGCTGAGCAATGGATGCCTCAGCCTTCTGGTGTTTCTCTTCAGCTTCAGCCAATGAGACCTAAAAAAGTACAACGATTAAGGcttatttcctttatttactTCTTACAAAGTTTACAATAGCAGTCATGCTTTCATGAAAAGGAAAGTTTACCTTCAGTAACTCCTTGTGCATCAGAGTCTCCTTCATCTCATTGTTCTCCTTCTGGAGGATGATGTGAGCCTCCCGCAGTCACCCAtactcctaaaacacacacatggggcAAAAGATGATTAAATTCGAGTGCTTCATgcttaaacataaataaaatcctcATGTTATTACTATAGGAGCTGATTAATGCAAGATTTTTCTTGCTTACATCTGTTAGCTCATCACACTCCCTGTGAATCTCAGTGAGCATGTTCCCCATGTTCTGCACTTTTTCTTCTAGTTTGGTCCTGGTTGGTCAGGTTCGCCTTCTCCACCTCCAGCTGAGCAATGGACTCCTCAGCCTTCTGGTGTGTCTCCTCAAGTTTCGACATATAACTCTAAAAGTACAACAATTAAGGCTTATTTACTTCtgcacacattcagacacttttatggtttggaaaaataaaaaattattcgGACAGTAAACACTAAAGTTGTGCCCTAAATgccgtactatacacttacactatgcatatGTACTACCGTCTAGTGCAGAATTTCCACGGACCCCCTAGTGTTCACTTTggctgagctgacgatcgttcattgatgaatttattttaaatttgtgcAGCCctagattacacacacacacacacacacacacatatacacagcgTCCCTCAATGGTCGGAGGATGCTTTGCGTGTACAGACTGGGAAGTCTTTGAGGGAGAGCTTGATGAGCAGACTTCAGTTATCACTTATTACATTAAATTCTGTATTGATTCCTTCATACCAGTAAAGACTACCAGAACATACCCAAATTCAAAACCATGGATCAACTCATCAATAAAATCTCTTTTCAACAAAAGAAAACTTGTCTTTAAGCAGAAGGACTTTGCTGGTCTCAAAATCCAACACCAGGACatcaaaactgaaatatttaaggctaaaaagaagtataaaaacaaattggaGCAGGACTTTGCAAATATGAACACCAAACAGGCTTTTCAGCAAGTCAGGGCTCTTACTGGACAAGCCATTAAACAGACTGTTTCTGTAACAGATCCCACCACCTTTGCTGCTGATCTTAATATTTTCTATGCCTGTTTTGATACTTCTGATTTTTCAGCAGAGTGTGATAGCCTTTTGGATTCTTTGCCTTCTCAAGAGCTGGATTATGAGTCCCTTCTAACTAAGCAGGATGTCTACTTCCAGCTTATTAGGTGCAAACTGAATAAGGCTCCCGGGCCAGATGGAATTCCAGGTCGGGCCTTGAAAAACTGTGCTCTGGAGTTAACCCCCATTCTTCATACTCTTTTATTTCGATCACTTTGTAATTCAACAAtaccagtcacatggaaaacatCAGTTGTTATTCCTGTTCCCAAAAAATCTCATCCAACAGAATTAAATCACTACAGGCCAGTGTTATTAACTTCGATcataatgaaatgctttgagaaaATGGTTCAAAACATTATGCTTCCATATGTTTCACCCTTTTTGGATTGGTTCCAATTTGCATATAAGTGGAAGTGAGGTACAGAGGATGCAGTGGCTTGTCTCTTGCACTGTATTCCTGGAAATTATGCCAGACTTCTTTTCATTGACTTTAGTTCCGCTTTTAACTCAATTCAGTGTCATCAGTTAATCAGTAAACTACAGTGTCTGCAAGTTCCATCACCACTAGTACACTGGatttataatttcctttctaaaagaccacaagtggtaaaggtgGACAATGCATTATTGCCCATTATTGTTCTCAACACTGGCGCCCCCTCAGGGGTGTGTAGTTAGTCcatttctttatattctctatACAAATGACTGTCAGAATCCAGTCACCAccactcattactttaaatatgcagaCGATACTGCCATTCTTGCATTGCTTAATAAGGACAATGATTCTTTTTTGGACTATTAACGCTCCATGGTACATTTTTGATAACTTTCTCCAGCTTAATATCACAAAGACTAAGGAACTGATTTTTAGCTCTTCCACAACACTGACGCATCCTTCCAGAATTATCATTAACGGAGAGATGGTTGAAAGGGTGGAGCATTTCAAATATCTGGGCATTACATTGGATAAACATCTCAACTTCAATCAGCACACTCTAGGTATTTACAAGTGCTGTCAACAGAGACTTACAGTTATTCATAAacttaaatatctgtctg from Ictalurus furcatus strain D&B chromosome 5, Billie_1.0, whole genome shotgun sequence includes these protein-coding regions:
- the cfap276 gene encoding cilia- and flagella-associated protein 276 isoform X1; the encoded protein is MPRARDPFPFPKNENDHTFTRRKPCQKQAFTKPTHIAQNEEPWSRLNDNPTVSSMRRSALYHKEAPKDSLDFHLSAAYDNHLDFLLNKNETVLQRETLMKDWGGTSDDAPKYDDNNMNIRVWVNPQKASIYNTEGAIVSHHDASTNRGYSRKQDGGFYSI
- the cfap276 gene encoding cilia- and flagella-associated protein 276 isoform X2; the protein is MPRARDPFPFPKNENDHTFTRRKPCQKQAFTKPTHIAQNEEPWSRLNDNPTVSSMRRSALYHKEAPKDSLDFHLSAAYDNHLDFLLNKNETVLQRETLMKDWGGTSDDAPKYDDNNMNIRVWVNPQKASIYNTEGAIVVPQGGNPEPLILNVVED